One Malania oleifera isolate guangnan ecotype guangnan chromosome 10, ASM2987363v1, whole genome shotgun sequence genomic region harbors:
- the LOC131166524 gene encoding transketolase, chloroplastic-like gives MAPPRGRCETQTLATLTDFYHAAAFTKVSPASLSPPCLTQRGTRSFRPIAIAFSSLILSQTLPTKTNNRYLSILHRPLRRGTFPLPKAARLFNQYKLSWAEELQTAFPSQKNYWEELQVAGAGDEEDAEEERMLFQRMVDKRCVDNVRMLIVDAVQSAKAGHPGMPLGMAEVGYVLYRYVMRYNPSNPNWFNRDRFVISAGHGCLLQYVCLHLAGFQSVQPEDLQQLCKLGSRTPGHPENVVTEGIEVTTGPLGQGVANAVGLAVAKAHLAAKFNKPDAAVVYHRTYCIMGDGCAMEGITHEAASLAAHWKLNKLTLIYDDNHNTIDGSTNLAFSEDISARFKALGWHTITVNDIYGDMGSFENALLSAFRETEKPTFIRVKTLIGKLSKKEGTSKAHHGTFDEDDVKKMREKVKWSDREPFHVIPMVYREMQFQRERGEMLESEWYSVLKHFRSKYPQEAVEFEILLNGGLPPGWESSLPKWSVSDPVDATRGYSEKCLNQLANVLPGLIGGSADLATSNKAHLRNHEDIQSSSPWGRNIRYGVREHATAAISNGIALHGCGLIPFAATFLVFSDYMKNSIRLSALSHAGVIYIMTHDSIGLGEDGPTHQPVEQLAGLRAVPKLLVFRPADGNETAGAYQVAVASRDVPSLIALSRQKVAANIEGTSASAVGRGGCIVSDNSGEGLPEIILMGTGSELCLCEGSANVLRKEGRAVRVVSLVCWRLFDRQPEGYRELVLPSRVSKRVSVEAATPLGWREYVGEQGVVMGVEDFGRSGAYLDVFKQFGFTEENVTRIARSLLCS, from the exons ATGGCGCCACCACGTGGACGCTGTGAAACGCAAACTCTCGCCACGTTGACAG ATTTCTACCATGCAGCCGCATTTACAAAAGTCAGCCCTGCCTCTCTCTCCCCGCCCTGTCTCACACAGAGAGGCACACGCAGCTTCAGGCCAATCGCCATCGCCTTCTCCTCCCTCATCCTCTCTCAGACCCTCCCAACCAAAACAAATAATCGATATCTCTCAATTCTTCACAGACCTCTACGACGCGGAACATTCCCCTTACCCAAAGCTGCCCGCCTCTTCAACCAATACAAACTATCCTGGGCAGAGGAGCTCCAGACGGCCTTTCCCTCTCAAAAAAATTACTGGGAGGAACTACAAGTTGCAGGCGCCGGCGATGAAGAAGATGCAGAAGAAGAAAGGATGTTATTTCAGAGAATGGTGGACAAGCGGTGCGTGGATAACGTCAGAATGCTTATAGTGGATGCGGTGCAGAGCGCGAAGGCAGGGCACCCCGGAATGCCACTTGGGATGGCGGAAGTGGGTTATGTTCTGTACAGGTATGTCATGAGGTACAACCCCTCTAACCCCAACTGGTTCAACAGGGACAGGTTTGTCATCAGCGCCGGCCATGGCTGCCTGCTTCAGTACGTTTGTCTCCATCTCGCAGGCTTTCAATCCGTTCAG CCAGAAGACCTACAACAATTATGCAAGCTTGGGAGCAGGACCCCAGGCCACCCAGAGAATGTGGTGACAGAAGGCATTGAAGTCACAACAG GCCCTCTTGGACAAGGAGTAGCTAATGCAGTTGGTCTAGCCGTAGCCAAAGCTCACTTAGCTGCTAAATTCAATAAACCCGATGCTGCTGTTGTCTATCATCGAAC GTATTGCATTATGGGCGATGGATGTGCCATGGAGGGAATTACGCATGAAGCTGCATCATTGGCCGCACATTGGAAGCTTAACAAGCTTACACTGATTTATGATGACAATCATAATACCATTGATGGATCCACCAACCTAGCATTTTCTGAGGATATATCTGCCAGATTTAAAGCTCTTGGATGGCATACCATCACTGTGAATGACATCTATGGTGATATGGGATCATTCGAGAATGCCCTTCTCTCTGCTTTTAGGGAAACTGAGAAGCCAACTTTCATAAGG GTGAAGACACTTATAGGGAAATTGTCTAAAAAGGAGGGAACATCAAAAGCACATCATGGAACCTTTGATGAAGATGATGTGAAGAAGATGAGGGAGAAAGTTAAGTGGAGTGATCGGGAACCATTCCATGTCATTCCAATGGTTTACAG GGAAATGCAGTTTCAAAGAGAGCGTGGGGAAATGTTAGAGAGTGAATGGTACTCGGTGCTAAAACACTTCCGGAGCAAATATCCCCAAGAGGCCGTAGAGTTCGAAATTCTCCTGAATGGTGGTCTTCCTCCTGGCTGGGAGAGCTCATTGCCG AAGTGGTCTGTATCTGATCCGGTGGATGCCACTCGTGGGTACTCAGAGAAGTGCTTAAACCAGCTTGCTAATGTGCTTCCGGGATTGATTGGTGGAAGTGCGGATCTTGCAACCTCCAACAAAGCTCATCTTCGCAACCACGAAGATATCCAGTCTAGCTCCCCATGGGGCCGTAACATTCGGTATGGTGTTCGAGAGCATGCAACGGCAGCAATTTCAAATGGCATCGCATTGCATGGATGCGGTTTAATCCCCTTTGCAGCCACTTTCCTTGTTTTCTCAGACTACATGAAGAACTCGATACGACTATCTGCTCTGAGCCATGCTGGGGTCATCTACATTATGACCCACGACTCGATCGGTCTAGGGGAGGATGGCCCAACCCACCAGCCAGTGGAGCAGCTTGCTGGCCTCCGAGCAGTGCCGAAGCTACTAGTTTTTCGCCCAGCAGATGGTAATGAGACTGCTGGGGCTTACCAGGTGGCTGTTGCAAGCCGGGACGTGCCTAGTCTCATCGCACTGTCAAGGCAGAAGGTTGCAGCCAACATAGAAGGAACATCAGCGAGTGCAGTTGGAAGGGGTGGGTGTATTGTGAGTGACAATTCAGGTGAAGGGCTGCCTGAGATAATATTGATGGGTACTGGGTCAGAGCTATGTCTCTGCGAGGGTAGTGCCAATGTGTTGAGGAAAGAAGGGAGGGCGGTGAGGGTCGTTTCTCTTGTTTGTTGGCGGCTTTTCGACCGGCAACCCGAGGGCTACAGGGAGCTTGTGCTGCCCTCGAGGGTGTCAAAGCGTGTGAGCGTCGAGGCGGCAACTCCGTTGGGTTGGAGGGAGTATGTAGGGGAGCAAGGGGTGGTGATGGGTGTGGAGGATTTTGGGCGCAGTGGGGCTTATTTGGATGTATTCAAGCAGTTTGGGTTTACTGAAGAGAATGTAACTAGGATTGCTAGGTCATTGTTATGTTCATAA
- the LOC131165390 gene encoding uncharacterized protein LOC131165390 — protein MGMVVLKKSIAAVMILAVVMAASAEVGEALSQCGKDCMPVCLRVEGATIPACQVSCEDFCNHGGNKGGGGQIDFSKFKFSHG, from the coding sequence atGGGCATGGTGGTGCTGAAGAAAAGCATTGCTGCGGTGATGATCCTGGCGGTGGTTATGGCGGCAAGTGCGGAGGTGGGCGAAGCGCTGAGCCAATGCGGGAAAGACTGCATGCCGGTTTGTCTGAGAGTGGAGGGTGCCACCATCCCCGCCTGCCAGGTCAGCTGTGAGGATTTCTGCAACCACGGCGGGAACAAAGGCGGCGGCGGCCAAATTGACTTCTCGAAATTCAAGTTTAGTCATGGTTAA